A window of the Scyliorhinus canicula unplaced genomic scaffold, sScyCan1.1, whole genome shotgun sequence genome harbors these coding sequences:
- the LOC119961403 gene encoding 3 beta-hydroxysteroid dehydrogenase type 7-like: MSNCVHLHLFVPGNVAWMHLLASRALQKRPEVLGGQVYYCYDDSPFMSYEDFDMEFLGPAGFRMVGQEPPLPFFLLYMLALLSELLQWILKPLINFTPTLNRYTLSIVTTAFTVQTDKATRHFGYQPLVPWPQSRARTAGWIRELDKASSKMR; the protein is encoded by the coding sequence ATGTCAAATTGTGTTCATTTGCACCTTTTTGTCCCAGGAAACGTGGCCTGGATGCACCTCCTGGCATCACGGGCTCTCCAGAAGCGGCCAGAAGTGCTGGGGGGCCAGGTTTACTACTGCTACGACGACTCACCTTTCATGAGCTACGAGGACTTTGACATGGAATTCCTGGGGCCTGCCGGCTTCCGCATGGTTGGTCAGGAGCCGCCGCTCCCCTTCTTCCTGCTGTACATGCTCGCTCTCCTGTCCGAGCTGCTCCAGTGGATTCTGAAACCCCTGATTAACTTTACTCCGACCCTGAACCGCTACACGCTCAGCATCGTGACCACAGCCTTCACCGTGCAGACCGACAAGGCCACACGTCATTTTGGTTATCAACCTCTGGTGCCCTGGCCTCAGAGTCGGGCCCGGACTGCCGGCTGGATCCGGGAGctcgacaaggcctcctccaagATGCGATAG